A stretch of Malus sylvestris chromosome 11, drMalSylv7.2, whole genome shotgun sequence DNA encodes these proteins:
- the LOC126588633 gene encoding probable polyamine transporter At3g13620, translating into MEPSPPKTPMVHQDLPITTAATTTTAVTNRKKLTLIPLIFLIYFEVAGGPYGEEPAVQAAGPLFAILGFLIFPFIWSVPEALITAELSTAFPGNGGFVIWADRAFGPFWGSLMGTWKFLSGVINIAAFPVLCIDYMDKIIPAFESGWPRYLAISVSTLILSFVNYTGLTIVGYAAVLLAIASLSPFILMCLIAIPKIHPHRWLSLGQKGVKKDWNLFFNTLFWNLNFWDNVSTLAGEVDNPQKTFPVALFVAVIFTCLAYLFPLFAVIGSVNVDQTRWGSGFHAEAAEMIAGKWLKYWIEVGAVLSGIGLFEAQLSSCGYQLLGMADIGFLPKFFALRSKRFNTPWVGIVLSTVITLGVSFMNFTDIVSSANFLYSLGMLLEFSAFLWLRRKSPTLKRPFRVPMRMPGLVIMCLIPSGFLVFIMAIATKTVYLISGLMTVAGIGWYFLMKFCKSKKFCVFSTIEVEEG; encoded by the coding sequence ATGGAACCTTCTCCTCCAAAAACTCCAATGGTTCATCAAGACCTTCCCATCACCACCGCCGCAACCACCACAACCGCCGTCACAAACCGAAAGAAACTCACCCTCATCCCTCTTATCTTTCTCATCTACTTCGAAGTCGCCGGCGGCCCTTATGGGGAAGAGCCTGCAGTCCAAGCCGCCGGACCCCTTTTCGCCATTCTCGGCTTCCTCATCTTCCCATTCATCTGGAGTGTCCCGGAAGCTCTCATCACTGCCGAGCTCTCCACCGCCTTCCCAGGAAATGGCGGTTTTGTCATCTGGGCAGACCGCGCTTTCGGCCCTTTCTGGGGCTCTTTGATGGGAACCTGGAAGTTTCTCAGCGGCGTCATCAACATCGCAGCATTTCCGGTTCTTTGCATTGATTACATGGACAAGATAATCCCTGCTTTCGAATCCGGTTGGCCTAGGTATCTTGCAATCTCTGTTTCAACTCTGATTCTTTCTTTCGTAAACTATACCGGTTTAACTATTGTTGGATATGCTGCTGTTCTTCTCGCTATCGCTTCGCTTTCaccttttattttgatgtgtttGATTGCCATTCCGAAGATTCATCCTCACCGTTGGTTGAGTCTCGGGCAGAAGGGTGTGAAGAAAGATTGGAACTTGTTCTTCAACACCCTcttttggaatttaaatttttgggACAACGTGAGTACTTTAGCTGGGGAAGTAGATAACCCCCAGAAAACTTTTCCAGTGGCTCTTTTCGTGGCGGTGATCTTTACTTGCTTGGCGTACCTGTTCCCACTTTTCGCTGTGATTGGTTCGGTTAATGTGGATCAAACTAGATGGGGTTCTGGATTTCATGCCGAGGCTGCTGAAATGATTGCTGGAAAATGGTTGAAGTATTGGATTGAAGTTGGTGCAGTGTTATCTGGGATTGGACTTTTCGAAGCACAACTAAGCAGTTGTGGTTACCAACTTCTCGGTATGGCGGATATAGGGTTCTTGCCTAAGTTTTTCGCTCTTCGGTCCAAGAGGTTTAACACCCCGTGGGTCGGAATTGTACTTTCCACAGTGATCACTCTTGGAGTTTCCTTCATGAACTTTACAGATATTGTTTCATCTGCAAATTTCTTGTATAGTTTGGGAATGCTATTGGAATTTTCAGCTTTTCTTTGGTTGAGGAGGAAGTCGCCGACATTGAAGAGGCCTTTTCGTGTTCCGATGAGGATGCCAGGTTTGGTGATCATGTGCTTGATTCCATCTGGGTTTTTGGTCTTTATTATGGCTATTGCTACCAAGACTGTGTACTTGATCAGCGGTTTGATGACCGTGGCGGGGATCGGATGGtactttttaatgaaattttgcaaGTCGAAGAAATTTTGTGTGTTCAGTACCATTGAAGTTGAAGAAGGATGA